The Leucobacter viscericola genome includes a window with the following:
- a CDS encoding TetR/AcrR family transcriptional regulator — translation MDPRAARTIATLHATILELAAVRPIGEIPVTEIVAHAGVNRSSLYQHFTDREELLASALETIESAGTRINRPVLVTDPAQPPTEIHRFIEHFAEYAPVYRLALGPQGSARVAARVRARTIDLVKEGLELSSTDSTGGVPLEIEAAGIAGGLLGIIEAWIQQDPMPDTDTASLWLWAFLASR, via the coding sequence ATGGATCCTCGAGCCGCGCGCACCATCGCTACCCTGCACGCGACGATCCTGGAACTCGCCGCGGTGCGGCCCATCGGCGAGATTCCGGTGACCGAGATCGTCGCCCACGCGGGCGTAAACCGCAGCAGCCTCTACCAGCACTTCACCGACCGCGAAGAGCTCCTCGCGAGTGCCCTGGAGACCATCGAGAGCGCCGGCACTCGAATCAATCGACCCGTGCTTGTGACAGACCCCGCTCAGCCCCCCACGGAAATTCACCGGTTTATCGAACACTTCGCGGAGTACGCCCCCGTGTATCGACTCGCGCTGGGCCCTCAGGGGTCGGCGAGAGTTGCCGCTCGAGTGCGTGCCCGCACGATTGACCTCGTGAAGGAGGGACTGGAACTTTCATCCACCGACTCCACCGGCGGTGTTCCCCTTGAAATTGAGGCGGCAGGTATCGCGGGCGGCCTGCTGGGCATCATCGAGGCGTGGATCCAGCAGGATCCCATGCCCGATACGGATACGGCCAGTCTGTGGCTGTGGGCGTTTCTTGCGTCCCGGTGA
- a CDS encoding SDR family NAD(P)-dependent oxidoreductase translates to MSVLTAQSTIGEWLDNPEGAAALGALLAQSGSDAGSLAPVRALPLQQMVELSQGQMPQSVIDDLVRAVNGGVIPEDTAPAGWQERITQGRFDGKTIIVTGAASGIGRATASRIVREGGRVVAVDISAEKLEAVAAGFPEGRVVAVAADVTKQADIDRVIAAAGDRIDGLANVAGINDDFSPIHETSDETWDRVIGINLTGVFRLTRAVVPSMLQAGKGSIVNISSEAGLRGNASGNAYTVSKHGVVGLTRSAAFMYAQQGIRVNAVAPGGVATGIPFPPHVSETGSARLQPFQAAIPSLATAEQLAASITFLLSDDGVNINGAVLPSDGGWSVQ, encoded by the coding sequence ATGTCTGTTCTTACCGCGCAGAGCACCATTGGTGAGTGGCTGGATAACCCGGAGGGTGCAGCGGCGCTCGGTGCGCTGCTCGCGCAGTCGGGGTCCGATGCCGGATCGCTGGCGCCCGTGCGCGCACTGCCACTTCAGCAGATGGTTGAGCTGAGCCAGGGCCAAATGCCGCAGTCGGTGATCGACGATCTCGTGCGCGCCGTCAACGGGGGCGTGATCCCTGAAGACACAGCACCCGCCGGTTGGCAGGAGCGCATCACGCAGGGTCGCTTCGACGGCAAGACCATTATCGTGACCGGTGCCGCGAGTGGCATCGGCCGCGCGACTGCCTCGCGCATCGTGCGCGAGGGCGGCCGGGTCGTTGCCGTGGATATTTCGGCGGAGAAGCTTGAGGCCGTTGCCGCAGGTTTCCCGGAGGGTCGTGTTGTTGCCGTTGCTGCTGACGTCACCAAGCAGGCCGATATTGATCGTGTCATCGCAGCGGCCGGTGACCGCATTGATGGCCTCGCGAACGTTGCCGGCATCAACGACGACTTCTCTCCGATCCACGAGACCAGCGACGAGACCTGGGATCGTGTCATCGGCATCAACCTGACCGGGGTGTTCCGGCTGACGCGCGCGGTTGTGCCATCCATGCTGCAGGCGGGCAAAGGATCGATCGTCAACATCTCGTCGGAAGCGGGTCTGCGCGGCAATGCCTCGGGCAACGCCTACACCGTCTCGAAGCACGGTGTGGTCGGCCTCACTCGCAGCGCGGCCTTCATGTACGCGCAGCAGGGGATCCGCGTGAACGCGGTCGCACCGGGCGGCGTCGCGACCGGGATCCCGTTCCCTCCGCACGTTTCTGAGACGGGCAGCGCGCGTCTGCAGCCCTTCCAGGCGGCGATCCCGTCGCTCGCGACCGCAGAGCAGCTCGCGGCCTCGATCACCTTCCTGCTCAGCGATGACGGCGTGAACATCAACGGCGCCGTGCTGCCCTCCGATGGCGGCTGGTCGGTGCAGTAA
- a CDS encoding MFS transporter: MTKLAQSKKIFELALLILAAGSIYPLVYLRQNFEATILTLFDISQADLAGLYTMLGFMFVIGYIPSGWLADRFSVKLLIIFSLLVTAGVGVVYAQVPPKEFLLPIFLVWGFATVFTFWSALLKSVHLLADTSEEGRYFGALDGGRGLVEAVLASLAVGVFALVTGGGANLAFNETKAGFQAVVYMYCGAIVLIAVGLFFLMPNRGEKKEGAAEKTSAKDTFRAIGKILTIREVWVMIVIIFCGYTLFWAHYYFSGFLNVNHGATQLGAGVITVIVLWMRPVGGFSGGFLADKFGRSRVLSIAMAITAVLLISLAVIPGNGAMWLIYALIVAAGLLMYVVRGVYWAILDECRIPPAVVGVAIGMISFFGYLPDIVIPWISGAIYTGFGDNVAGANSMFFVVSAAIGLVGALAAWYFTVLMKRREVAEKVSPKTLIGDAI; this comes from the coding sequence ATGACAAAGCTCGCTCAATCAAAGAAGATTTTCGAGCTCGCCCTGCTCATTCTTGCTGCAGGTTCCATCTATCCGCTGGTCTACCTCAGACAGAACTTCGAGGCCACGATCCTCACCCTGTTTGACATCAGCCAGGCAGACCTCGCTGGCCTCTACACAATGCTCGGTTTCATGTTTGTGATCGGCTACATTCCGAGTGGCTGGTTGGCGGATCGCTTCTCGGTCAAACTGCTGATTATCTTTTCGCTGCTGGTCACCGCGGGCGTCGGTGTTGTGTACGCCCAGGTTCCGCCGAAAGAATTCCTGCTGCCGATCTTTTTGGTCTGGGGTTTTGCGACGGTGTTTACGTTCTGGAGCGCACTGCTTAAATCGGTGCACCTCTTGGCCGACACCAGCGAAGAGGGCCGCTACTTCGGTGCGCTCGACGGCGGGCGTGGGCTCGTTGAGGCCGTGCTCGCAAGCCTCGCCGTTGGTGTCTTTGCGCTTGTCACCGGTGGCGGCGCGAACCTCGCGTTCAATGAGACGAAGGCCGGGTTCCAGGCGGTCGTCTACATGTACTGCGGCGCGATTGTGTTGATCGCGGTTGGACTGTTCTTCTTGATGCCGAACCGCGGCGAGAAAAAGGAGGGCGCGGCAGAAAAGACCTCGGCCAAAGACACGTTCCGAGCAATCGGCAAGATCCTCACCATTCGTGAGGTGTGGGTGATGATCGTCATCATCTTCTGCGGCTACACCCTGTTCTGGGCGCACTACTACTTCTCCGGGTTCTTGAACGTGAACCACGGCGCCACGCAGCTTGGTGCGGGGGTGATCACCGTTATTGTGCTGTGGATGCGGCCGGTTGGCGGCTTCAGCGGCGGTTTTCTCGCGGATAAGTTTGGCCGGTCGCGGGTGCTGTCAATCGCGATGGCAATCACAGCGGTGCTGCTCATCTCGCTCGCGGTTATTCCTGGCAACGGAGCGATGTGGCTCATCTATGCGCTGATCGTCGCCGCGGGGCTGCTGATGTATGTGGTGCGCGGTGTCTACTGGGCAATTCTTGATGAGTGCCGGATCCCGCCAGCCGTTGTGGGTGTTGCAATCGGAATGATCTCGTTCTTTGGGTACCTCCCCGACATCGTGATCCCCTGGATTAGCGGCGCGATCTACACGGGCTTCGGAGACAACGTCGCGGGTGCGAACAGCATGTTCTTTGTGGTGAGCGCGGCCATCGGTCTCGTCGGCGCACTGGCCGCCTGGTACTTCACCGTGCTGATGAAGCGTCGCGAGGTCGCGGAGAAGGTGTCACCTAAGACCCTGATCGGCGACGCGATCTAG